A region from the Cellvibrio sp. PSBB006 genome encodes:
- a CDS encoding carbohydrate-binding protein translates to MKAKTITTAVKKSVMVAGVAMSCAFASLAQAVTVDLLVLYDDYTANYFGGDPQTAMNSWVNQMNAAYADSQIDVQLRLVGVRRNQQAGSNMTDVLHAVRQNAAVGAMRDQLGADFVAQLHQTGACGVGYVAVDRNWAFNVSAPQCGPIVMAHELGHNMGLNHSRRQGDTSGARYRYGVGYGVQNVFVDIMAYEGVFNASRVNRFSNPNLTCRGLPCGLPVGHPEEAYGALAIHNVRNDIAAFRPTAGTSGPVTLAEHCNYGGYNVGLPVGNYTLGQLLARGVRNDDISSLRVQSGYRITLYEHDNFTGNAVTKTGDDSCLVDEGFNDLATSVVVAQNTSGFNRTVQAESYFSSQGVQLEATTDNGGGQNVGWIETGDWMAYSNINIPTSGTYTIEYRVASPNGGGRISLDLNGGTTVLGQINVPNTGGWQNWTTISHTVNINAGTYNFGLFAAAGGWNINWWRIRR, encoded by the coding sequence ATGAAAGCGAAAACGATAACAACAGCGGTAAAAAAATCGGTAATGGTGGCGGGCGTAGCAATGAGTTGTGCCTTTGCCAGTCTGGCTCAGGCTGTCACCGTTGATCTTCTTGTCTTATACGATGATTACACAGCCAACTACTTCGGTGGCGATCCCCAAACCGCAATGAACAGCTGGGTTAACCAGATGAACGCCGCCTACGCGGATAGCCAGATTGATGTGCAATTGCGTTTGGTCGGTGTACGCCGCAACCAGCAGGCCGGTTCTAATATGACTGACGTTCTGCACGCGGTACGCCAGAATGCCGCCGTCGGTGCGATGCGTGACCAGTTGGGTGCTGACTTTGTAGCCCAATTACACCAGACCGGTGCCTGCGGTGTGGGTTATGTGGCGGTAGACAGAAACTGGGCATTTAATGTCTCGGCCCCACAGTGCGGCCCGATCGTGATGGCGCATGAGTTGGGTCATAACATGGGGCTGAACCACTCCCGCCGTCAGGGTGATACGTCCGGCGCACGCTATCGTTATGGCGTTGGTTACGGCGTTCAAAACGTATTCGTGGATATCATGGCTTACGAAGGTGTGTTCAACGCCTCCCGTGTTAACCGTTTCTCCAACCCCAATCTGACCTGTCGCGGCTTACCTTGCGGTCTTCCCGTAGGGCACCCGGAAGAGGCCTACGGCGCACTGGCGATTCACAATGTGCGTAACGACATTGCTGCATTCCGTCCTACAGCCGGCACCAGCGGCCCTGTAACGCTCGCAGAGCATTGCAACTATGGCGGTTACAACGTGGGGCTTCCTGTCGGCAACTACACCTTGGGTCAGCTGCTGGCGCGTGGTGTTCGCAACGACGATATTTCTTCGCTACGTGTGCAAAGCGGGTATCGCATAACGCTCTACGAGCATGACAATTTCACCGGTAATGCCGTCACCAAAACTGGCGATGACAGCTGTCTGGTTGATGAAGGCTTCAATGATCTGGCCACTTCCGTGGTAGTTGCGCAAAACACCAGCGGCTTTAACCGAACTGTCCAGGCGGAGAGCTATTTTTCCAGCCAGGGCGTACAGCTCGAAGCGACCACAGACAATGGCGGTGGCCAGAACGTAGGCTGGATTGAAACCGGCGACTGGATGGCATACAGCAATATCAATATTCCTACCTCTGGTACTTACACCATTGAATACCGGGTTGCCAGTCCAAACGGCGGCGGTCGTATTTCGCTGGACCTGAATGGTGGTACCACCGTGCTGGGACAGATCAATGTGCCCAATACCGGTGGATGGCAGAACTGGACCACCATTTCCCACACCGTCAACATCAATGCCGGTACCTATAACTTCGGCCTCTTTGCGGCTGCGGGTGGTTGGAATATCAATTGGTGGCGCATCAGACGTTAA
- a CDS encoding MarR family winged helix-turn-helix transcriptional regulator, producing the protein MNRAEDVLVALRRVIRATELHSKQLIKTAKVTAPQLLLMQAIQRQENAIISKLANDVSLSQATVTTILDRLEKRELIYRQRSETDKRKVHVHLTPQGHDILQNAPTALQNEFVQKFDALKDWEQTMILTALQRIAHMMDAQDIDASPFLATGELDRG; encoded by the coding sequence ATGAATAGAGCAGAAGATGTATTGGTTGCCTTACGGCGCGTGATACGCGCAACAGAGTTGCATTCCAAACAATTAATCAAAACCGCCAAAGTCACCGCACCACAACTTTTGTTGATGCAGGCAATTCAGCGGCAGGAAAACGCCATCATCAGCAAATTGGCGAATGATGTAAGCCTGAGCCAGGCCACCGTAACCACTATTCTCGATCGATTGGAAAAACGCGAATTGATTTATCGCCAGCGTTCGGAGACGGACAAGCGCAAAGTGCATGTACACCTGACACCACAAGGCCATGACATTTTGCAGAACGCACCCACTGCCCTACAAAATGAATTTGTGCAAAAATTCGATGCGCTGAAAGATTGGGAGCAAACCATGATCCTCACCGCGCTACAACGTATCGCGCACATGATGGATGCACAGGATATTGATGCTTCACCGTTTTTAGCTACAGGGGAACTGGATAGAGGTTAG
- the ectA gene encoding diaminobutyrate acetyltransferase: MHAITESTETSEPTHSQHAGKARLRKPTPDDGFALNQLVAASPPLDPNSIYCNLLQCTHFSDTAIAAEANGELVGFVSGYIPPNKPTTLFVWQIVIAKTMRGQGLAKQMLAQLLRNLAGKVRFIETTITPDNQASWNLFRSLARDLDTPLESRVFYARDRHFGGQHDDEHLLQIGPIT; this comes from the coding sequence ATGCACGCTATTACAGAAAGTACGGAAACCTCTGAACCGACACACTCGCAACACGCAGGCAAGGCGCGCCTGCGTAAACCCACACCGGATGATGGTTTTGCCCTTAATCAACTGGTTGCTGCCAGTCCGCCGCTCGACCCCAATTCTATTTATTGCAACCTGCTGCAATGCACACACTTCAGCGATACCGCCATTGCGGCAGAAGCGAATGGTGAATTGGTGGGCTTTGTGTCCGGCTATATTCCTCCCAACAAGCCAACCACCTTATTTGTCTGGCAGATTGTGATTGCCAAAACGATGCGTGGACAAGGTCTGGCCAAACAAATGTTGGCGCAATTGCTGCGCAACCTTGCCGGGAAAGTTCGCTTTATTGAAACCACGATTACGCCGGATAACCAGGCATCATGGAATTTATTCCGCAGCCTTGCGCGGGATCTGGATACACCGCTGGAGAGCCGCGTCTTTTATGCGCGTGACCGTCACTTCGGTGGTCAGCACGACGATGAGCATTTGTTGCAAATAGGGCCCATAACCTGA
- the ectB gene encoding diaminobutyrate--2-oxoglutarate transaminase has protein sequence MKIFNEMESAVQSYARSFPVVFNRARGSYLFDAEGKAYLDFLAGAGSLNYGHNNPLLKKALLDYIEQDGITHGLDMHTDAKAKFLQSFRDLILTPRGLDYRMQFTGPTGTNAVEAALKIARKVKGRNNIMSFTNGFHGVSLGAVAATGNQHHRGGAGVELNNITRMPFCGYHGRDADTLKMIDKLLSDPSSGVDLPAAAIVETVQGEGGLNVAEKTWLQGLEKLCRKHDILLIVDDIQAGCGRTGTFFSFEPAGIKPDIVTLSKSFSGFGLPMAVVLLHPELDQWLPGEHNGTFRGNNHAFVTATAALEHYWKDNAFAEEIQAKAQIVTKKFKAISEKHGVTELRLKGRGLMQGLECRNGEVAEKISRAAFERGLIIETAGNRSQVVKCFCPLTIHEKDLNQGLDILEQSIDHVFKQNILSKVG, from the coding sequence ATGAAAATTTTTAATGAGATGGAATCTGCTGTTCAAAGTTATGCCCGTTCGTTTCCCGTTGTATTCAATCGTGCGCGCGGCAGCTATTTATTTGATGCCGAGGGTAAGGCGTATCTGGATTTTCTGGCTGGTGCCGGCTCACTTAACTACGGACACAACAATCCGCTGCTGAAAAAAGCTTTGCTGGATTATATCGAGCAGGACGGTATTACTCACGGTCTGGATATGCACACTGATGCCAAGGCCAAATTTTTGCAAAGCTTTCGCGATCTTATCCTGACGCCGCGTGGCCTGGATTATCGTATGCAGTTTACTGGACCTACCGGTACCAACGCGGTAGAAGCAGCATTAAAAATCGCGCGTAAAGTAAAAGGGCGCAATAACATTATGTCGTTTACCAACGGCTTCCACGGTGTATCGCTGGGTGCTGTTGCTGCTACGGGTAATCAGCACCATCGTGGCGGTGCCGGTGTCGAGTTGAATAACATAACGCGTATGCCATTCTGCGGTTACCACGGTCGCGATGCAGATACCTTAAAGATGATCGATAAATTGCTAAGTGATCCATCCAGTGGTGTTGATCTTCCAGCCGCCGCTATCGTCGAAACTGTACAAGGTGAGGGCGGTTTGAATGTGGCGGAAAAAACCTGGTTACAAGGTTTGGAAAAACTGTGTCGCAAGCATGACATTCTGTTGATTGTAGATGACATTCAGGCCGGTTGTGGTCGCACCGGTACTTTCTTCAGTTTTGAACCCGCCGGTATCAAACCTGACATCGTTACTCTGTCCAAATCCTTCAGCGGCTTTGGTTTGCCCATGGCAGTAGTCTTGCTGCACCCCGAACTGGACCAGTGGTTGCCCGGTGAACATAACGGTACCTTCCGTGGGAATAACCACGCGTTTGTTACCGCAACAGCGGCATTGGAGCATTACTGGAAAGATAATGCGTTTGCTGAAGAAATTCAGGCCAAAGCGCAAATCGTTACCAAAAAATTCAAGGCTATCAGTGAGAAGCACGGTGTAACCGAATTGCGCTTGAAAGGTCGTGGTTTAATGCAGGGTCTGGAATGTCGCAATGGCGAGGTTGCTGAAAAAATCAGTCGCGCAGCCTTTGAGCGTGGTTTGATTATTGAAACTGCCGGTAACCGTAGCCAGGTTGTGAAATGTTTTTGCCCGCTGACGATTCATGAAAAAGACCTGAATCAAGGGCTCGATATTCTTGAGCAAAGCATCGATCACGTCTTTAAACAAAATATCCTGAGTAAAGTGGGCTAG
- a CDS encoding ectoine synthase, producing the protein MIVRNLKEAEATNRRIVSQGWESTRLLLKNDNVGFSFHITTIYKDAELHMHYQNHFESVYCISGKGEIEDLATGKKHSIAPGTIYILDKHDKHILRAEEEMKMACVFNPPLHGKEVHNADGVYPLEAEVVAD; encoded by the coding sequence ATGATTGTCAGAAATTTGAAAGAAGCCGAAGCTACTAACCGTCGCATTGTGTCGCAAGGCTGGGAAAGTACTCGTTTGTTGTTGAAAAACGATAACGTCGGTTTTTCGTTTCATATCACCACGATTTATAAAGACGCTGAACTGCATATGCACTACCAGAACCATTTCGAGTCAGTGTATTGCATCAGCGGCAAGGGTGAGATTGAAGACTTGGCGACCGGCAAAAAGCACTCGATTGCACCAGGCACCATTTATATTCTGGACAAGCATGACAAGCATATCCTGCGCGCCGAAGAAGAAATGAAGATGGCCTGTGTATTCAATCCACCACTACATGGCAAAGAAGTGCATAACGCCGACGGTGTATACCCGCTTGAGGCAGAAGTGGTAGCGGATTGA
- a CDS encoding aspartate kinase — MSHTVEKIGGTSMSDYAAVRDNIVLKNGKTEDLYNRVFVVSAYGGLTNLLLENKHNGQPGVYGFFASTDNDASWQEAFIALRQRVLVINSELFGDSELRQQADDFIRQRLDDAERCLSDLQRLCQHGHFELTSHLFTVREMLASIGEAHSAWNMTQLLRRDGVNARFVDLTGWRAEQAENLDDMIRQQFADVDYANELLIATGYTHCSEGLMASFDRGYSEMTFSRIAVLTQAREAIIHKEYHLSSADPRLVGDSKVVPIGRTNYDVADQLANLGMEAIHPRAAKGLRQAEIPLRIKNTFEPEHRGTLITGDYVSDTPRVEIIAGRKRVYSIELFDQDMMGNIDKYDSGILAILARFKAHVVSKDMNANTITHYVAANLKTVKRIREVLEEKYTGAEINTRKVAVISAIGSDMKVPGMLAKTVSALAEVNISILAMHQSIRQVDMQFIIDEDDYDLAVQSLHRCLIEVHDHGIAICAA, encoded by the coding sequence TTGTCCCATACCGTTGAAAAAATTGGTGGCACGTCCATGTCGGATTACGCTGCCGTGCGCGATAACATTGTTTTAAAAAATGGCAAGACCGAGGATCTGTACAACCGTGTTTTTGTGGTGTCTGCCTATGGTGGTTTGACCAACCTGTTGTTGGAAAACAAGCACAATGGCCAACCGGGTGTGTACGGTTTTTTTGCCAGTACCGATAACGATGCATCCTGGCAGGAAGCATTCATTGCGTTGCGCCAACGCGTCCTGGTCATCAACAGTGAGCTCTTTGGTGACTCTGAGCTGCGTCAGCAAGCCGATGATTTTATTCGTCAGCGCCTTGATGATGCCGAGCGTTGCCTGAGTGATCTGCAACGTCTGTGTCAGCACGGCCACTTTGAATTGACCTCGCATTTGTTTACCGTGCGCGAGATGCTCGCCAGTATCGGTGAAGCACACAGTGCCTGGAACATGACGCAGTTATTGCGCCGCGATGGTGTTAACGCACGGTTTGTGGATCTAACAGGTTGGCGCGCTGAACAGGCGGAAAACCTGGACGATATGATTCGCCAGCAATTTGCTGATGTGGATTACGCCAACGAACTGCTGATTGCCACCGGTTATACCCATTGTTCAGAAGGCTTGATGGCCAGTTTTGATCGCGGTTACAGCGAGATGACCTTCAGCCGTATTGCGGTACTAACGCAGGCGCGCGAAGCGATCATCCATAAAGAATATCACTTGAGCAGCGCCGATCCACGCCTGGTGGGTGACAGCAAAGTGGTACCCATCGGCCGTACCAATTACGATGTTGCAGATCAGTTAGCGAACCTGGGTATGGAAGCGATTCACCCCCGTGCTGCCAAAGGTTTGCGTCAAGCGGAAATTCCCTTGCGAATTAAAAATACCTTTGAGCCGGAGCATCGCGGTACCTTGATTACCGGTGACTATGTCAGCGATACACCGCGGGTAGAAATTATTGCCGGGCGCAAACGGGTTTATTCCATCGAACTGTTTGATCAGGACATGATGGGCAACATCGATAAATACGATTCTGGCATTCTCGCCATACTTGCGCGTTTCAAAGCGCATGTGGTGAGCAAAGACATGAACGCCAACACCATTACCCACTATGTGGCAGCGAATTTAAAAACCGTAAAACGTATTCGTGAAGTGCTGGAAGAAAAATACACCGGTGCAGAAATTAATACGCGCAAAGTGGCTGTAATATCGGCCATTGGCAGTGATATGAAAGTGCCGGGTATGCTGGCAAAAACAGTGTCTGCATTAGCGGAGGTTAACATCAGTATTCTCGCTATGCATCAATCGATTCGTCAGGTGGATATGCAGTTTATTATCGATGAAGACGATTACGATCTTGCTGTACAAAGCTTGCATCGCTGCTTGATTGAAGTTCACGATCACGGGATCGCTATATGCGCCGCCTGA
- a CDS encoding CDC27 family protein, which yields MRRLIIAGAMLFLTLANIAGAQEAADTDSTVQQQQAENHVEQLQEPLYNPFVERYVLDELKQLRTDMANQRVEILQQIVDRHVESVDKGVTYATNTITYFFYLIAGVSSILVLVGWTSIREIKERMGTLADEEVRKLVEIYEGRLQGIEKQLTQKTQHIESNREEIERTQEIHSLWLRAAQETAPANKIAVYDHILTIKPGDCEALTYKADAVLELGEPQWAVNLCQQALAIDSDNAHAFYQLACAHTALSHYDEAIHYLQQTLSRVESYRDQLAEDAALQPLADFPAFKELLGQRAPEQ from the coding sequence ATGCGCCGCCTGATCATCGCGGGAGCGATGTTATTCCTGACGTTGGCAAATATTGCCGGCGCTCAGGAAGCGGCCGACACGGATTCCACCGTCCAGCAGCAACAAGCCGAAAACCATGTAGAACAACTACAGGAACCGCTCTACAACCCTTTTGTTGAGCGCTACGTGTTGGATGAGCTCAAGCAATTACGCACTGACATGGCAAACCAGCGAGTAGAAATTCTGCAGCAAATTGTTGATCGCCACGTTGAGTCGGTGGATAAAGGCGTAACCTATGCCACCAACACCATCACCTATTTTTTCTATCTGATCGCCGGTGTCAGCTCCATCCTGGTGCTGGTTGGATGGACGTCTATTCGCGAGATCAAAGAGCGGATGGGCACCCTGGCCGATGAAGAAGTGCGCAAACTGGTAGAAATTTATGAAGGGCGCTTGCAAGGTATTGAAAAACAACTGACGCAAAAAACGCAGCATATTGAATCCAACCGCGAAGAAATTGAACGCACGCAGGAAATTCATTCACTCTGGTTGCGTGCCGCCCAGGAAACAGCGCCGGCCAATAAAATTGCGGTATACGATCATATCCTGACGATCAAGCCGGGCGATTGCGAAGCCCTAACCTACAAAGCAGATGCTGTGTTAGAGCTGGGCGAGCCGCAATGGGCGGTTAACCTGTGCCAGCAAGCGCTGGCGATTGATTCAGATAACGCTCATGCGTTTTATCAGTTGGCCTGTGCGCACACCGCGTTAAGTCATTACGATGAAGCGATTCACTATCTGCAACAAACCCTGTCGCGGGTTGAGAGTTATCGTGATCAACTTGCTGAAGATGCAGCCTTGCAGCCACTTGCCGACTTCCCGGCATTTAAGGAGCTGCTTGGTCAGCGCGCACCCGAGCAATAG
- a CDS encoding BCCT family transporter encodes MFDRLAKACGLSAVPQIFFIAAALAVLFVIFAIPFNAEFARFFGTLGSFTFYYFGWFYVLSVTALLVFLIWIAVSRYGDVRLGGNDQQPEYSTTTWFVMLFAAGIGTILMFWGVAEPLSHFIKPPFVDVEPQTRDAAKAAMNIALYHFGLHTWTIFTLPAVAIGYFSYRKGLPMRISSVFYGVLGERIYGPIGWVIDIIALLGTLFGVAVSVGLGTLQLNSGLFYLFDFSVSPLSQMIIIAVITMVATASVALGLDRGIKRLSYLNIGLAILLLLFIWAVGPTLFITSGAVQNLGIYVQNLPWMSLWTEAYQGTSWQQSWTVFYWAWTISWAPYVGLFIARISKGRSIRQLIVGALGAPLLFTLIWFSVFGLSAIDLELNYGVDLATQVKADVSIALFTFLEQFPLATLTSVVSAVIIVIFLTTSADSAALVMDLLSRRENQASRTWQRVFWMLLLGTLSATLLLGGGLPALQNVITALGFPFCVLLVFMAIALTKELKKENTSRSD; translated from the coding sequence ATGTTTGATCGATTGGCCAAAGCGTGCGGATTAAGTGCCGTTCCACAAATCTTTTTTATCGCTGCCGCTTTGGCAGTTTTGTTTGTCATCTTCGCGATTCCGTTTAACGCGGAATTCGCCCGTTTTTTTGGCACCTTGGGTAGTTTTACCTTTTATTATTTCGGCTGGTTTTATGTGCTGAGCGTAACGGCATTACTGGTTTTTCTTATCTGGATCGCTGTCAGCCGGTATGGCGATGTGCGACTGGGCGGTAATGATCAGCAGCCGGAGTATTCCACCACTACCTGGTTTGTTATGTTGTTCGCGGCGGGCATTGGCACCATTCTGATGTTCTGGGGCGTAGCAGAGCCCTTGTCGCACTTCATCAAGCCGCCGTTTGTTGATGTCGAACCGCAAACGCGCGACGCAGCAAAAGCCGCGATGAATATCGCGTTGTATCACTTCGGTTTACACACCTGGACGATCTTTACCCTGCCTGCAGTAGCCATCGGCTATTTCAGCTATCGCAAGGGGTTACCCATGCGAATCAGCAGTGTATTTTACGGGGTATTGGGCGAGCGCATTTATGGCCCGATCGGTTGGGTGATTGATATTATCGCGCTGCTCGGCACCTTGTTCGGTGTGGCGGTTTCGGTGGGGCTGGGTACATTGCAGTTAAACAGTGGCCTGTTTTATTTGTTTGATTTTTCAGTATCGCCGCTGTCGCAGATGATCATTATCGCCGTCATTACTATGGTGGCAACCGCATCAGTTGCGCTTGGTCTGGATCGTGGCATCAAGCGTTTGTCTTACCTCAATATCGGTTTGGCGATCTTGCTGTTGCTATTTATCTGGGCGGTTGGGCCAACCTTATTTATCACCTCGGGCGCGGTGCAAAACCTCGGTATTTATGTGCAAAACCTACCCTGGATGTCGCTGTGGACTGAGGCATACCAAGGCACCAGCTGGCAACAAAGCTGGACAGTTTTCTACTGGGCCTGGACCATTTCCTGGGCGCCTTACGTGGGATTATTTATTGCCCGTATCTCCAAAGGCCGCAGTATTCGCCAACTGATTGTGGGTGCACTGGGTGCGCCGCTGTTATTTACGCTGATCTGGTTTTCAGTATTTGGTTTGTCAGCCATTGACCTGGAATTAAATTACGGTGTGGATCTGGCGACGCAGGTAAAAGCCGATGTATCCATCGCATTGTTTACCTTCCTTGAACAATTTCCGTTAGCAACACTGACATCGGTCGTCAGCGCGGTCATCATCGTGATTTTTTTAACCACTTCGGCGGATTCGGCGGCGTTAGTGATGGATTTATTATCGCGCCGCGAAAACCAGGCGTCGCGCACCTGGCAGCGAGTGTTCTGGATGTTACTGCTCGGCACACTCTCCGCCACCTTATTATTAGGCGGCGGCTTACCTGCCTTGCAGAATGTGATTACCGCACTGGGTTTCCCTTTTTGCGTTCTCCTGGTATTCATGGCCATCGCCCTGACCAAAGAACTAAAAAAAGAAAACACCAGTAGGTCGGATTAG
- the mgrA gene encoding L-glyceraldehyde 3-phosphate reductase, protein MITHEPNPRYVAHPERYQRMKYQRCGKSGLKLPRMSLGLWQNFGAVDSLSNATAMIQRAFDLGITHFDLANNYGPNFGSAESTFGTIFKQHLASYRDELIISSKAGYDMWPGPYGIGGSRKYLVASCDQSLQRTGLDYFDIFYSHCMDPETPLEETMQALDYIVRSGRALYVGISNYTPEKTREAAQILKSLGTPLLIHQPRYNLLDRWIEDGLTDVLKEEGVGAIAFSSLAQGVLTNKYLNGIPAGSRAARAEQIYLGSKDITPEKIAKVQALNELAQVRGQSLAQMSLAWVLNNDAVTSTIIGASRVEQIEDSVKALDNLEFSATELEKIEAILR, encoded by the coding sequence ATGATTACCCACGAACCCAATCCACGCTATGTTGCCCACCCCGAACGCTACCAGCGCATGAAATATCAGCGCTGCGGCAAGAGCGGTTTGAAATTGCCGCGGATGTCTTTGGGTTTGTGGCAAAACTTTGGCGCCGTGGATTCCCTTAGCAATGCCACCGCGATGATTCAGCGCGCGTTTGATCTTGGCATTACCCATTTTGATCTCGCCAACAATTACGGTCCGAATTTCGGTTCGGCGGAATCCACCTTTGGTACCATCTTCAAACAACATCTCGCGTCTTACCGAGATGAATTGATTATATCCAGCAAAGCCGGTTATGACATGTGGCCCGGCCCTTACGGCATCGGCGGCTCGCGTAAATATCTGGTAGCCAGTTGCGATCAGAGTTTGCAACGCACCGGGCTGGACTATTTTGATATTTTTTATTCCCACTGCATGGACCCGGAAACACCGCTGGAAGAAACCATGCAGGCTCTGGATTACATTGTGCGTTCCGGTCGTGCGCTGTATGTAGGCATCTCCAACTACACGCCGGAGAAAACTCGCGAAGCTGCCCAGATTCTCAAATCTCTCGGAACACCCCTATTGATTCACCAACCGCGCTACAACCTGCTTGACCGCTGGATTGAAGATGGTTTGACGGATGTATTGAAAGAAGAAGGCGTGGGTGCGATTGCATTTTCGTCGCTGGCTCAAGGGGTACTGACTAACAAATATTTGAATGGCATTCCTGCGGGTTCACGCGCAGCGCGTGCGGAGCAAATTTATTTGGGCAGTAAAGATATTACGCCAGAAAAAATTGCCAAGGTGCAAGCGTTGAATGAGCTTGCTCAAGTGCGCGGGCAATCATTGGCGCAGATGTCGCTGGCTTGGGTATTGAATAATGATGCCGTCACCAGCACGATTATTGGGGCAAGCCGGGTTGAGCAAATTGAAGACTCGGTTAAAGCGCTGGATAACCTGGAATTTAGTGCGACAGAGTTGGAAAAAATTGAAGCGATTTTGCGGTAG